Within the Nocardioides humi genome, the region AGTAGGTGGCGGCGTCGCGAGCGTCGCGAGGCGCGTGCGATGGCAAGGCGCGGACGCGAAGGCAGGCTGGATCGCCTTTCGAGCGGCCGCAACGCCGCCAGCGTGCGTGTATCGCGGCGCGCAGCAGGCGGCATCTACTGGCGGAATCTCTAAACCCGCGCGCGGCCGGTAGGCTTGCGCAACGTGTGCGGAGTCTTCGGCGTATGGGCCCCGGGTGAGGACGTCGCCAAGCTGACCTACTTCGGTCTCTACTCGCTGCAGCACCGCGGCCAGGAGTCCGCCGGCATCTCGGTCAGCAACGGGCGCCAGATCCTCGTCTACAAGGACATGGGCCTGGTCTCCCAGGTCTTCGACGAGAACACACTGGAGTCGTTCGCGGGCCATCTCGCGGTCGGCCACTGCCGCTACTCCACGACCGGCGCCAGCACCTGGCAGAACGCCCAGCCGACCTTCCGTCCCACCGAGGACGGCTCGATCGCACTCGGCCACAACGGCAACCTGATCAACACCGCCCAGCTCGCGGCGATGGTCAAGGACCTTCCCAGCGACGAGGGCGAGCTCGACATCCACGCCCGCGACCTGGAGTCGTCCACCAACGACACCAGCCTGGTGACCGCGCTGCTCGCGCACCACCCGGACTCCTCGCTCGAGGCGCGCGCGCTGGAGCTGCTGCCGCAGGTCCACGGCGCCTTCTCGTTCGTCTTCATGAACGAGAACACCCTGTACGCCGCCCGCGACCCCGAGGGCATCCGCCCGCTCGTGCTGGGCCGACTCGACCGTGGCTGGGTCGTCGCCAGCGAGGACGCCGCGCTCGCGACCGTCGGCGCCAGCGTGATCCGCGAGGTCGAGCCGGGCGAGCTGCTCGTCATCGACGAGGACGGGCTGCGCTCCCACAGGTTCGCCGAGACGCGGCGCAAGGGCTGCGTGTTCGAGTACGTCTACCTCGCCCGCCCCGACGCCACCATCGCGGGCCGCAGCGTCCACGAGGCCCGGGTCGAGATGGGTCGCCAGCTGGCCCGCGAGTTCCCGGTCGAGGCCGATCTGGTCATCCCGGTCCCCGAGTCCGGTACGCCGGCCGCCTCCGGCTACGCGCTGGAGAGCGGCATCCCGTTCGGGCAGGGCTTCGTCAAGAACGCCTACGTCGGCCGCACCTTCATCCAGCCGTCGCAGACCCTGCGCCAGCTCGGCATCCGGCTCAAGCTCAACGCCCTCGAGCACATGATCCGCGGCAAGCGGGTCGTCGTGGTCGACGACTCGATCGTGCGCGGCAACACCCAGCGCGCCCAGGTGCGGATGCTCCGCGAGGCCGGCGCGACAGAGGTCCACGTGCGGATCTCCAGCCCGCCGGTGAAGTGGCCCTGCTTCTACGGCATCGACTTCGCGACCCGCGCCGAGCTGATCGCGAACGGCCTCGACCCCGCCGAGATCGCCGCCAGTGTCGGTGCCGACAGCCTCGGCTACATCTCGCTCGACGGCATGGTCGAGGCGACCGGCCAGCCGCAGAGCACGCTGTGCACGGCCTGCTTCACCGGCGAGTACCCGATCGAGCTGCCCGACGAGAGCCTGCTCGGCAAGCACCTGCTCGAGGCCACGCTGCGTCCGCACGGCGAGGCCCTCCCCGTCCTCAACAATCCATGATGGAGTGACCGTGGCTGACAACGCCTACGCCCGCGCCGGCGTCGACATCGAGGCCGCGGACCGCGCCGTCGACCTGATGAAGGAGTGGGTCGAGAAGGCGCGTCGCCCCGAGATGCTCGGCGGCCTCGGCGGCTTCGCCGGCCTCTTCGACGCGAGCGCGCTGACGTCGTACCGGAAGCCGCTGCTCGCCACCTCGACCGACGGCGTCGGCACCAAGGTCGCGGTCGCGCAGCTGATGGACAAGCACGACACGATCGGCTTCGACCTGGTCGGCATGGTCGTCGACGACCTCGTCGTGTGCGGGGCCGAGCCGCTGTTCATGACCGACTACATCGCCACCGGCAAGGTCGTCCCCGAGCGGATCGCCGCGATCGTCAAGGGCATCGCCGAGGCCTGCGTCGAGGCCGGCTGCGCGCTGGTCGGCGGCGAGACCGCCGAGCACCCCGGCCTGCTCGACCCGGACGAGTACGACGTCGCCGGCGCCACCACCGGCGTGGTCGAGGCCGACGACCTGCTCGGTCCCGGTCGGGTGCGTCCCGGCGACGTGGTGCTCGCGATGGCCGCCAGCGGCCTGCACTCCAACGGCTACTCCCTGGCCCGGCACGTGTTCTTCACCCAGGCCGGCTGGACCGTCGACCGCCACGTCGAGGAGCTCGGCCGCACCCTCGGCGAGGAGCTGCTCGAGCCCACCCGGCTCTACACCAAGCCCTGCCTCGCGATCGCGCGCGAGACCGAGACCCACGCGATGGCCCACGTCACCGGCGGCGGCCTCGCCAACAACCTCGCCCGGGTGATGCCGCCCGAGCTCAAGGCCACCCTCGACCGCGCCACCTGGACCCCCGCCCCCGTCTTCGACCTGGTCCGCCGCCTCGGCGACGTCGCCCAGCCCGACCTCGAGGCCACCCTCAACTGCGGCGTCGGCATGGTCGCCCTCGTCGCGCCCTCCGCCGCCGCCGCCGCCCTGGCCCGCCTGGCCGAGCTCGGCATCGACTCCTGGGTGGCCGGCGAGGTCGCCGTCGACCCCGCGCAGAAGGGCACCGTCGAGCTGGTCGGCCAGCACCCCGGCTGGTGACGTCGGCCTCACGCTCCGGCGTGGCGTCGTCCCCGGCGTGCGGGAACAGCCACCGGCCATGTACCGTTGGACCCACGAGACTCTGATTCAGCAGTCCGGGGCCCGGAGGGCACCCGGCCAAGTGTGCGAGGGGGCTGGACCCTATGGGCCGCGGCCGAGCGAAAGCCAAGCAGACCAAGGTCGCGCGCGACCTGAAGTACCGCACTCACGACACGGATCTCAGCGCTCTCGCGCGTGAGCTCCACGGTGAGCCGGTCGACCGGGAAGAGGCGGCGCCCGACGACGCCGACCTCGACAAGTGGTCGGACTACGCCGACCGCGACTGACGCGGCACCTCACGCATCACCACGACATCCCCGTGGGTGCCGTAGCCGGCCAGCCTGCCGCCGTACCGATGCCCGTCGAAGGTCACCAGCCGCCACGCGTCGCCCGGCACGCCCGGGTCGGGCGGGACGACGGTCGGCCACGGGATGTTGGTGGGGTACGGCGCGGCCAGGGTGCCGACCTCGCGTAGGGCGGTGTCGAACACCGGGAACCGGCCACGGACCGTCCGGCGGTTGTCCCTGCCGTCGCTGGCGAGCACCTTCCAGTCCTCGCCGACGCGGAGCAGGGTGGTGCCCTCGGTCGCGCGCCGGTCGGTCGCCGCGCCCCGCAGCGCGAGGTGGTCGAGGGTCGGGCCGGCGGCGAGCACCGGGTGGAAGTCGAAGAACCTGCGGGCGCTGACGTAGCCGACCAGCCAGCCGCCGGTTCCGTCCGTCCCACCGACCCGCACCAGGTGCGGGTCCCACATGCCGACGCTCGGGCCGTCGGCGGGCAGGTCGAGCCGCCGGGTGGGCAGCACGTGCTGACCACGGGTCAGGTCGGCGGCCGACTCGGCGAGCGTGATCCCGAGCGCGCCGGGGACCCGGTCCGCCTTCCGTGCGGGGAAGTCCGACCAGGTGCTCGTGGCGACCAGCCAGCGCTCGCCGTCGCGGACCAGGTGCGTGGCGTGGTCGCCGTACACGCCCGGCCGGTCGGGCCGCTCGAAGAACAGGTCGCTGCGCCAGGCGAGCTCGCCGGCGGGGGAGAGCGACCACACCGACGTGTGCGCGGTGTCGAAGAACCCCGGCCCGGCGCTGGTGGCGGTGAGCAGCACGTCCCCCTCCGCCGTCCGGTACGGCGACCCGTCGGCGTGCGACACCAGCCGGATGTCGCGCAGTCCCAGCTGGCCGAACGCCCCGGCGCGCACGTCGTCGACCCCGCCCGAGGCCTCCCACGTCAGCCCGGCCAGCCACTCCGGGTCCCGGGTGTCGGGGCCGCCGGCCTCGCGCAGGTCGATCCGCCCCCGCACGACCCAGGCGTCCCCCTCGAGGGTCAGCACCGCGAGATGGCTCCCGGTCAGCGTGAGACCGAGCCGCAGCGGCGGCGTCGCCACCCGTCCGTACCGCCGGCTGCGCACCGCCTGCTCGCCCACACGCAGCGACGCCCGGCCGTCCTCGAGCCGGACCGCCAGCCGGGTCCCGTCCGGGCCGGCCAGCCTCAGCTCCGCCGCGGCACCGGTCAGCCCGGCCTCGACCGCCCCGAACGGCGCGCGCAGCGGGAACGTGTCGGGCGCCGCCACCAGCGCCACGGGCCGGTGGCGGGCGACGATCTCGAAGCGCGGCAGCACGCGCGCACCCTACGCGGCATGGTCGCGTTCCTGCCCGGCCACCTCCCACGGTCGGCGCGCGGGACGCGGCTGCCAGAATCTGGCCCATGTCCGCCCTGGTCCTGACCGTCCTGCTCCTCCTCGGGGCGCTCGCCCTCGCCGTCACCGCACCGCGCCTGCGCCTGCGGCGCTGGATGGCCGTGGTGCCCGCCCTGCTGGGCGTCGTGGTGCTGGTGTCCTCCGCCACCACCATCGTCGAGGCCAAGAACGTCGGCGTGGTCACCACCTTCGGCAAGCCGCGGGCCGCGTTCGGGCCCGGCCTGCACCTGAAGGCGCCGTGGGAGAAGGTCACCGAGCTCGACGGCACCATCCAGACCCAGGAGTACTCCGGCGACGGGTGCATCCGGGTCCGCATCGGCGACGGCACGACGGCCTGCGTCACCACGACCATCCGGTGGCGGATCGTCGGGGAGAAGGCCGACGAGATCTACTCGTCGTACCGCTCCGACGACGTCAACGCCAACGTCCGCAAGGCGCTGGTCTCCACGGTCTTCAAGGCAGCCGTCAACCAGGTCCTGGGCGGCTACGACCCCACCGAGGAGATCCGGGTCATCGACCCGACCGCCGAGAACGCCGCCGACGCGGACTTCGCGCCGGACTACGACGCCATGGCCGCCGAGATCGGGGAGTCGATGAGCGCGCGAGTGACCGCCGGCGGCAGCCTGATCCGGGTCGAGACGATCACCCTCTCCTACCTGGAGCTCAGCCAGACCACCCAGAAGAAGATCAACGACTTCCAGGCCGAGGTCGCCAACACCCAGGTCGCCCTCCAGCGCAAGGCCACCGCCGAGGCGCAGGCCGCCGCCAACAAGGCGCTCGCCGAGTCGGTCAGCCAGGACCCCAACGTGCTCGTGTCGCGCTGCCTCGACACGCTGCAGCTGATGGTCGAGGACAAGCAGCCCGTCCCCGCCGGCTTCTCGTGCTGGCCGGGCGGCGGATCGGCGGTCGTGCTGCCGCAGGCGAGCCGCTGAGCATCGGTCAGGCGAGCTCGAGCCGGCCCTCCTTCAGGGTGACGCCGGTCGCCTGCAGCTGGCGTGCGCCGCGTACGAGGGAGGCGATGGTGCGGGCGGCGGTCGCGTGGTCGAGCCCGTGCGGCGGGTGGATGTTGGAGACGCAGTTGCGGGCCGAGTCCGGTGTGCCCGGCCGGGGCGCCCAGGTCAGGTAGGCGCCGAGGCTGTCCGCCGTGGTCAGCCCGGGCCGCTCGCCGATCAGCACCAGCGTGAGCCGTGCCCCCCACGCCGCGCCGACGTGGTCGGCGAGCGCCACCCGGGCCTGGGAGGCGACCACCGGGGGCGCCCAGCGGGTGCCCGGCAGCAGCGGCAACAGCTCCCGCAGCACGCCCGCGGCGTGCCGCTGCACGGCGGTGGCGCTCAGGCCGTCGGCGAGGACGACCACGATGTCCGCGCCCGGCTCGGCCGGCGGCAGCGGGTCGCGGAGCCGGCGCCCCAGGTCCGGCCGGGTGAGGTACGTCGCCCGGTCGGGCGCCGCGGAGGCGACGAGCACCGGCTCCGTGAGGCCCGGGACGGCGGCGAGGTCGGCGACGAGCGCCGGGACGTCGAGGGGCGTATGCACGGCGTCGCGCGCGGCCGCGTGGGCGCTCGCGAACTCCAGCCGCTCACGGGTGCCGGGCGCCTCGCCGTGCCGGGACTGCCCGATCCGGGCCGGGGTGTGGGCGCGCAGCGCCGTCCAGAAGTCGCTCCCTGCGGGCCGGCTCATACGAGCTCCCGCAGGAGGCTGCGGGCGGGATCGACCGGGCGGATGCCGCCGTCCTCCGCGAGCAGGCCGACCCGCTCCAGCCAGGCCTCGAACTCCGGCGCCGGCCGCTTGCCGCCGATGCGGCGCGCGTAGAGGGCGTCGTGGTAGCTCGTCGACTGGTAGCCGAGCATCACGTCGTCGGCCCCGGGCACGGTGATCACGAAGCTGCATCCGGCCGCCACCAGCAGTGTCAGCAGCGTGTCGGTGTCGTCCGAGTCGGCCTCGGCGTGGTTGGTGTAGCAGACGTCGACCCCCATCGGGACCCCGAGCAGCTTGCCACAGAAGTGGTCCTCCAGGCCGGCGCGGACGATCTGCTTGCCGTCGTAGAGGTACTCCGGGCCGATGAAGCCGACCACCGTGTTGACCAGGAAGGGGTCGAAGGC harbors:
- a CDS encoding DUF3073 domain-containing protein, which produces MGRGRAKAKQTKVARDLKYRTHDTDLSALARELHGEPVDREEAAPDDADLDKWSDYADRD
- the purF gene encoding amidophosphoribosyltransferase, with the protein product MRNVCGVFGVWAPGEDVAKLTYFGLYSLQHRGQESAGISVSNGRQILVYKDMGLVSQVFDENTLESFAGHLAVGHCRYSTTGASTWQNAQPTFRPTEDGSIALGHNGNLINTAQLAAMVKDLPSDEGELDIHARDLESSTNDTSLVTALLAHHPDSSLEARALELLPQVHGAFSFVFMNENTLYAARDPEGIRPLVLGRLDRGWVVASEDAALATVGASVIREVEPGELLVIDEDGLRSHRFAETRRKGCVFEYVYLARPDATIAGRSVHEARVEMGRQLAREFPVEADLVIPVPESGTPAASGYALESGIPFGQGFVKNAYVGRTFIQPSQTLRQLGIRLKLNALEHMIRGKRVVVVDDSIVRGNTQRAQVRMLREAGATEVHVRISSPPVKWPCFYGIDFATRAELIANGLDPAEIAASVGADSLGYISLDGMVEATGQPQSTLCTACFTGEYPIELPDESLLGKHLLEATLRPHGEALPVLNNP
- a CDS encoding SPFH domain-containing protein, whose amino-acid sequence is MSALVLTVLLLLGALALAVTAPRLRLRRWMAVVPALLGVVVLVSSATTIVEAKNVGVVTTFGKPRAAFGPGLHLKAPWEKVTELDGTIQTQEYSGDGCIRVRIGDGTTACVTTTIRWRIVGEKADEIYSSYRSDDVNANVRKALVSTVFKAAVNQVLGGYDPTEEIRVIDPTAENAADADFAPDYDAMAAEIGESMSARVTAGGSLIRVETITLSYLELSQTTQKKINDFQAEVANTQVALQRKATAEAQAAANKALAESVSQDPNVLVSRCLDTLQLMVEDKQPVPAGFSCWPGGGSAVVLPQASR
- the eutC gene encoding ethanolamine ammonia-lyase subunit EutC, with the translated sequence MSRPAGSDFWTALRAHTPARIGQSRHGEAPGTRERLEFASAHAAARDAVHTPLDVPALVADLAAVPGLTEPVLVASAAPDRATYLTRPDLGRRLRDPLPPAEPGADIVVVLADGLSATAVQRHAAGVLRELLPLLPGTRWAPPVVASQARVALADHVGAAWGARLTLVLIGERPGLTTADSLGAYLTWAPRPGTPDSARNCVSNIHPPHGLDHATAARTIASLVRGARQLQATGVTLKEGRLELA
- the purM gene encoding phosphoribosylformylglycinamidine cyclo-ligase, which gives rise to MADNAYARAGVDIEAADRAVDLMKEWVEKARRPEMLGGLGGFAGLFDASALTSYRKPLLATSTDGVGTKVAVAQLMDKHDTIGFDLVGMVVDDLVVCGAEPLFMTDYIATGKVVPERIAAIVKGIAEACVEAGCALVGGETAEHPGLLDPDEYDVAGATTGVVEADDLLGPGRVRPGDVVLAMAASGLHSNGYSLARHVFFTQAGWTVDRHVEELGRTLGEELLEPTRLYTKPCLAIARETETHAMAHVTGGGLANNLARVMPPELKATLDRATWTPAPVFDLVRRLGDVAQPDLEATLNCGVGMVALVAPSAAAAALARLAELGIDSWVAGEVAVDPAQKGTVELVGQHPGW